Proteins encoded within one genomic window of Anopheles gambiae chromosome 3, idAnoGambNW_F1_1, whole genome shotgun sequence:
- the LOC1280671 gene encoding putative tRNA pseudouridine synthase Pus10: protein MAQQKEIYDYLRSVDCCRVCCLRFLKGTKEEFVDIDTALRKRDLEPADQENGEHKAKKLKENVCIACLGLFDLDRIATLACEVKEHTAYQQYRCEAGFLTSISLPIVLHLRQLALWFDVVDRFPQTFFPGTPPDIAVKDALKMIIIHQLERTLEKPFSVDGVMVNVPYTYANEEEELRTLEQVSPGVFANRKANKHTKKEFISRNAFEKHFTPSMINSDRFRKHYAVPPVSSEEVGLVRGELTFTGPTIFLAGRYNKFSRELSQTPWMIDGKRKMAGSVQETIGASVAPHFGVSDEQLIFSSSGREDVDVRCLGEGRPFVLEIVDAKTDQLPEDVAIRMEQEVGTSQTVAIRDIQLVKREDLVHIRHGEEDKRKFYRALCVTAEPVTEEMVRKLRIDEPFVMQQVTPLRVLHRRTLLARPRTVYSVKAFACRENAHAMVVDIVSQAGTYIKELVHSDFGRTGPSFRSIIGAEIDIHALDVMAIDLDWPKKLRR, encoded by the exons ATGGCTCAACAAAAGGAAATTTACGATTATCTTCGTTCCGTGGACTGCTGCAGAGTGTGCTGCTTGCGATTCCTTAAAGGTACCAAGGAAGAGTTTGTCGACATTGATACTGCATTGAGGAAG CGAGATCTAGAACCGGCGGATCAAGAAAATGGGGAGCACAAAGCGAAAAAGCTGAAGGAAAATGTATGCATCGCCTGTCTGGGCCTGTTCGATCTCGACCGAATTGCGACGCTCGCCTGCGAAGTGAAGGAACACACGGCCTACCAACAGTACCGGTGTGAGGCCGGATTTCTTACCTCCATCTCGTTACCGATCGTTCTACACCTTCGACAGCTTGCCCTGTGGTTCGATGTGGTGGACCGCTTTCCGCAAACATTTTTCCCCGGAACGCCACCCGACATTGCGGTGAAGGATGCGCTCAAGATGATTATCATACACCAGCTCGAACGAACCCTCGAGAAACCTTTTTCTGTGGACGGTGTAATGGTAAATGTACCGTACACCTACGCAAACGAAGAGGAAGAGTTGCGCACACTGGAACAAGTAAGCCCGGGTGTGTTTGCCAATCGAAAAGCTAACAAACACACGAAGAAGGAATTTATCTCCAGAAATGCGTTTGAAAAACACTTTACACCGAGCATGATCAATAGCGATCGGTTCCGGAAGCACTACGCGGTACCACCGGTGTCGTCGGAAGAGGTAGGACTGGTACGGGGGGAGCTTACATTTACCGGGCCAACCATTTTTCTCGCTGGCCGGTACAACAAGTTTTCCCGCGAGCTTAGCCAAACGCCCTGGATGATTGATGGCAAGCGAAAGATGGCGGGGAGTGTGCAGGAAACGATCGGTGCGAGCGTTGCGCCACACTTTGGCGTCTCCGACGAACAGCTGATCTTTTCCTCCAGCGGCCGGGAGGATGTCGATGTGCGCTGTCTCGGCGAAGGGCGGCCATTCGTGCTGGAAATTGTCGATGCCAAGACGGACCAACTGCCGGAGGATGTGGCGATCCGGATGGAGCAAGAGGTCGGCACATCGCAAACGGTTGCCATACGGGACATTCAGCTGGTGAAGCGAGAAGATCTGGTACACATAAGGCACGGTGAAGAGGACAAGCGAAAGTTTTACCGGGCACTTTGCGTTACCGCCGAACCAGTTACGGAGGAGATGGTGCGGAAGCTGCGCATCGATGAACCGTTCGTGATGCAACAGGTGACGCCGCTGAGGGTGCTGCATCGGAGAACGCTACTGGCCCGGCCCCGCACGGTGTACAGTGTGAAGGCGTTCGCTTGTCGGGAGAATGCGCACGCGATGGTGGTCGATATCGTTTCGCAGGCCGGCACGTACATCAAGGAGCTGGTGCACAGTGACTTTGGCCGGACGGGACCGAGCTTTCGCAGCATAATCGGGGCGGAGATTGACATCCATGCGCTGGATGTGATGGCAATCGATCTGGATTGGCCGAAGAAGCTCAGACGGTGA
- the LOC1280670 gene encoding mRNA export factor Gle1, whose protein sequence is MSSKHDLNIEDLLSGFDSMKLSALRNAAKLSPLIKERTIGPDCADLSRREVSITILPAAVDSNDTTKENDPNVSNEGPSSIHGTPKSDEKKKSAPVTPQFTAIKHSDPADCTAVQSKLHQQELERQRLASVQKALAERHNKIRLADEQREAQLAKSLHEASLNVARKVQDSEQRLLHAVREQEKLAQAAAAQRQAQMEEENKRLNDIQAQLKRRQEEMRRKAQLIETVRQSIGQFRVGTETFTKALTVIGVQHATKFTNQKKAIRALQKDFEQLLQGINANQEVSQVEVDQAADYCRQLDQVNVEVTEILAQIEASQKQQQEQLQQQQLQQQQQQQQQQQQEQEQAKVAEAPAPAAQQPAVQQADSKPTDSTDGSSAAVPADPTAQAVDNEPFFQPVSPECLQFYNEIKSFYEQHQTAVKQLMDDPSMKTYRFNCQKAINVPVNAISAVNREHFIDKYSKLAALLSGQNVKAGDGMVSINGHPLGRTYCTMLLAKKFVSQADTSISSNASAAFPVAAIAVALWQRFPDFGRFFLAYLHRECPYLVPYYLPQHEGQSQEEFLKTLGYRFADGGVLEKQDQYLKRMSGLARLYAAVIVTVPRKDDPTPHPHGLEYGWRWLTNILNRFPQPDICATLIAEFLQTAGSELHAAYGKQFLKVLRVLQGDYMSALNRIDTGGPKARLEGLIAKILTEGRIERPEGIMSVNFW, encoded by the exons ATGTCATCTAAACATGAT TTAAACATCGAAGACCTGCTGTCCGGCTTTGACTCGATGAAGCTTTCCGCCCTGAGGAATGCTGCCAAACTGTCGCCACTAATCAAGGAACGCACAATCGGGCCGGACTGTGCCGATCTTTCGAGGAGGGAAGTTTCCATTACGATCCTTCCGGCGGCCGTGGATAGCAATGATACAACCAAAGAGAACGACCCCAACGTTTCGAACGAAGGTCCAAGCTCGATCCATGGTACACCCAAATCGGATGAGAAAAAGAAGAGTGCCCCCGTTACACCACAGTTCACCGCCATAAAGCATTCCGATCCGGCGGATTGTACCGCGGTCCAGTCCAAGCTGCACCAGCAGGAGCTCGAGCGGCAACGGTTGGCCAGCGTCCAGAAGGCGCTCGCCGAGCGGCACAACAAAATCCGCCTTGCCGACGAGCAGCGGGAAGCACAGCTTGCCAAAAGCCTGCACGAGGCCAGCCTCAATGTCGCCCGCAAGGTGCAAGACTCGGAGCAGCGGCTGTTGCACGCGGTCCGGGAGCAGGAAAAGTTGGCCCAGGCAGCGGCTGCCCAACGGCAGGCCCAGATggaggaggaaaacaaaagacTGAACGACATCCAGGCACAGCTGAAGCGACGACAGGAGGAGATGCGAAGAAAGGCGCAGCTCATCGAGACGGTACGCCAGTCGATCGGGCAGTTCCGCGTGGGCACGGAAACGTTCACCAAAGCGCTGACGGTTATCGGTGTGCAGCATGCGACCAAGTTTACGAACCAGAAAAAGGCGATCCGTGCACTGCAGAAGGATttcgagcagctgctgcagggcATCAATGCCAACCAGGAGGTTAGTCAGGTGGAGGTCGATCAGGCGGCCGATTACTGCAGGCAGCTCGATCAGGTGAACGTGGAGGTGACGGAAATACTGGCCCAAATCGAAGCAAgccaaaagcagcagcaagagcaactgcagcagcagcaactacagcagcaacagcagcagcaacagcagcagcaacaagagcAGGAACAGGCAAAGGTGGCAGAAGCACCTGCTCCAGCCGCTCAGCAGCCAGCCGTTCAGCAGGCAGACTCAAAACCAACCGACAGCACGGACGGGTCCAGTGCGGCAGTACCAGCAGATCCAACCGCACAGGCAGTAGACAACGAACCTTTCTTCCAACCAGTCTCGCCCGAATGTTTACAGTTCTACAACGAAATCAAGAGTTTCTACGAGCAGCACCAGACGGCAGTGAAGCAGCTGATGGACGATCCGTCCATGAAAACGTACCGGTTCAACTGCCAGAAAGCGATCAACGTGCCGGTCAATGCAATATCGGCCGTCAATCGGGAACACTTTATCGACAAGTACAGCAAGCTGGCGGCCCTGCTGAGTGGACAGAACGTAAAAGCGGGCGACGGAATGGTGTCGATCAATGGGCACCCGCTCGGGCGGACGTACTGTACGATGCTACTGGCCAAGAAGTTTGTG AGCCAAGCGGACACGAGCATCTCGAGCAACGCGAGTGCCGCCTTCCCGGTGGCAGCCATTGCCGTCGCGCTCTGGCAACGGTTCCCCGACTTTGGTCGGTTCTTCCTCGCCTACCTGCACCGCGAATGTCCGTACCTGGTGCCCTACTATCTGCCCCAGCATGAGGGCCAAAGTCAGGAAGAGTTCCTGAAAACGCTTGGCTACCGATTCGCCGACGGTGGCGTGCTGGAAAAGCAAGACCAGTACCTGAAGCGCATGTCCGGTCTGGCCCGGCTGTATGCCGCCGTCATCGTGACCGTACCGCGCAAGGACGATCCGACGCCCCATCCGCACGGGCTCGAGTACGGGTGGCGCTGGCTGACCAACATACTGAACCGCTTCCCCCAGCCCGACATCTGCGCCACGCTGATAGCGGAATTTCTGCAGACGGCCGGTTCGGAGCTGCATGCCGCATACGGGAAGCAGTTCCTCAAGGTGCTGCGCGTTCTGCAGGGAGATTACATGAGTGCGCTGAACCGTATCGATACCGGTGGGCCGAAGGCACGGTTGGAGGGACTGATAGCGAAAATTTTAACCGAAGGCCGCATCGAACGGCCGGAGGGTATAATGAGCGTAAATTTTTGGTAA
- the LOC1280669 gene encoding ATP-binding cassette sub-family F member 3 has protein sequence MSAAACTAVLKREFPSIDGELLSYVETVLQSSADEFENGEEVYEAVGEILHEVAQDKSEDDVREICDKFLRLLKPSNGSLGENGDGEGDGGGGGGGGGGGGGGGPKHKKILSAPINLGEMAATQEIANDDIQSIWVVQRDDSLKVDSKKLEKAEAKRQQKLEKRQEVKAAAAATAATAPVLQTATASQVISKKDNKMESKGTNRSMDIRIDNFDVSFGDKTLLQNADLLLASGRRYGFVGRNGLGKTTLLKMISGKQLQIPSHISVLHVEQEVVGDDTTALDSVLEVDTVRTELLQRERDLNAQIAAGSTDANLGNELSEVYNQLQTIEADKAPARASIILNGLGFTKEMQARATRTFSGGWRMRLALARALFSKPELLLLDEPTNMLDIKAIIWLENYLQNWPTTLLVVSHDRNFLDTVPTDILYLHSMRIETFKGNYEQFDKTRTERHKAQRREYEAQLAHRNHVQEFIDRFRYNANRAASVQSKIKMLEKLPELKPVEKEIEVTLKFPEVEPLNPPVMTLNEVQFKYSADKVIFTSVNLGANLDSRICIVGENGAGKTTLLKIVVGLLQPTGGLVHMHRGLRLGYFSQHHVDQLDMTVNSVELLQNAYPGKPIEEYRRVLGSFGVSGDLALQVVASLSGGQKSRVAFAKMCMGRPNFLVLDEPTNHLDIETIEALGKAINKYTGGVILVSHDERLIRMICKELWVCGGGTVKSIEGGFDEYRKIVERELEALAA, from the exons ATGTCGGCAGCAGCGTGTACGGCCGTGCTGAAGCGAGAGTTCCCGTCGATCGATGGCGAGCTGCTGTCGTACGTGGAAACCGTCCTGCAGAGCAGCGCGGACGAGTTCGAGAACGGCGAGGAGGTGTACGAAGCGGTCGGCGAGATACTGCACGAGGTGGCACAGGACAAGTCCGAGGACGATGTGCGCGAGATTTGCGACAAATTTCTGCGGCTGCTAAAGCCCTCGAACGGCTCGCTCGGTGAGAATGGGGACGGGGAGGgcgatggtggcggtggtggtggaggaggtggtggcggtggcggcggtggtccCAAGCACAAGAAGATTCTGTCCGCCCCGATCAATCTGGGCGAGATGGCGGCCACGCAGGAGATCGCGAACGACGACATACAGAGCATCTGGGTGGTGCAGCGGGACGACAGCCTGAAGGTGGACAGCAAAAAGCTGGAAAAGGCGGAAGCGAAGCGCCAGCAGAAGCTGGAGAAGCGGCAGGAGGTgaaggcggcggcggcggccaccGCAGCGACGGCGCCGGTCCTGCAGACGGCCACCGCCTCGCAGGTGATCAGCAAGAAGGACAACAAAATGGAATCGAAGGGCACGAACCGGTCGATGGACATACGGATCGACAACTTCGACGTGTCGTTCGGCGACAAGACGCTGCTGCAGAACGCTGATTTGCTGCTGGCTTCCGGCCGGCGGTACGGGTTCGTCGGGCGGAACGGGCTGGGCAAGACGACGCTGCTGAAGATGATTTCCGGCAAGCAGCTGCAAATCCCCAGCCACATCTCGGTGCTGCACGTCGAGCAGGAGGTGGTGGGCGACGATACGACTGCCCTGGACAGCGTGCTCGAGGTCGACACGGTGCGGACGGAGCTGTTGCAGCGCGAGCGGGACCTAAACGCGCAGATAGCGGCCGGTTCGACCGACGCCAACCTTGGCAACGAGCTGTCCGAGGTGTACAATCAGCTGCAGACGATCGAGGCGGACAAAGCGCCGGCCCGTGCCTCCATCATCCTGAACGGATTGGGCTTCACGAAGGAGATGCAGGCCCGTGCGACCCGCACTTTCTCGGGTGGGTGGCGTATGCGACTCGCGCTCGCCCGGGCCCTCTTCTCCAAgcccgagctgctgctgctcgacgaACCGACGAACATGTTGGACATCAAGGCAATCATCTGGCTGGAGAACTATCTGCAGAACTGGCCCACGACGCTGCTGGTCGTGTCGCACGACCGGAACTTCCTCGACACCGTGCCGACCGACATCCTGTACCTGCACTCGATGCGCATCGAAACGTTCAAGGGTAACTACGAGCAGTTCGACAAGACGCGCACCGAGCGGCACAAGGCGCAGCGGCGCGAGTACGAGGCACAGCTGGCCCACCGGAACCACGTGCAGGAGTTTATCGACCGGTTCCGCTACAATGCGAACCGAGCGGCGAGCGTACAATCGAAGATTAAGATGCTGGAAAAGCT GCCCGAGCTGAAACCGGTCGAGAAGGAGATCGAGGTGACGCTGAAGTTCCCCGAGGTGGAACCGCTCAATCCCCCGGTGATGACGCTGAACGAGGTGCAGTTTAAATACAGCGCGGACAAGGTGATATTTACCAGCGTCAATTTGGGTGCTAATCTCGACTCGAGGATATGTATC GTCGGTGAAAACGGTGCCGGTAAGACGACGCTGCTGAAAATCGTGGTCGGCCTGCTGCAACCGACCGGCGGGCTGGTGCACATGCATCGTGGCCTTCGGCTCGGCTACTTCTCCCAGCACCACGTCGACCAGCTCGACATGACGGTGAACAGCGTGGAGCTGCTGCAGAACGCGTACCCGGGCAAACCGATCGAAGAGTATCGGCGCGTGCTCGGCAGCTTCGGCGTGTCGGGCGATCTGGCGCTGCAGGTCGTCGCCAGCCTGTCCGGAGGGCAGAAGTCGCGCGTCGCGTTCGCCAAGATGTGCATGGGCCGGCCGAACTTCCTCGTGCTGGACGAACCGACCAACCATCTCGACATCGAAACGATCGAGGCGCTCGGCAAAGCAATCAACAAGTACACC GGTGGAGTTATACTCGTGTCTCACGACGAACGGCTGATTCGCATGATTTGCAAGGAGCTGTGGGTTTGTGGCGGCGGTACGGTCAAGAGTATCGAGGGCGGATTCGACGAGTACCGGAAGATTGTGGAGCGCGAGCTGGAAGCATTGGCTGCGTAA